In the genome of Coraliomargarita algicola, one region contains:
- a CDS encoding MFS transporter codes for MAFKFKQAGFADIPEKDRIPFGQKLAFAMGTNTEWIGSSLVTSTLWMPFFNIGLEISPIVLGIILMIMRAWDAISDPLVGNFSDNARTRWGRRRPFIFLASLTTAALFPFIWNFPESVINGSSWLVQLADYVPFLSDELSNQDKASFVYLTAIGLIYFTSFTCWSMPYYGLQLELTPNYDERTRLTVVMTFVSKILSFFAGWAFVAIVFVGTIAKGDMSSLEGKPQWIQSMVAGIQPMLTGFAGDHLDDKPIVLGMKILCWFFALLLLIFGVMPALFVKERYYDKEASQQKPESFWKSIKESATCKPLWSLISVSFFLVMGYASIGGLGTYVIIYYVCDGDMLQAGVITGLKGSVLAVTGIALLPFFTWLGEKLDKRKAVIIMLGTCIFGHLLNYFLMTPSMPYLLIIAGFFESTAIGAVWLFLPSMKADVADWDEVDTKRRREGSINAFYSWFIKTSLVVSMGIGGAVLEYSGYDASLDHQAVAVVDKMFHLYLILPAIMWGVALLSIWYYPLSRERAASIRKELEKRRGYV; via the coding sequence ATGGCCTTTAAATTCAAACAAGCAGGCTTTGCCGACATCCCCGAGAAAGACCGCATCCCATTTGGTCAGAAACTCGCTTTCGCCATGGGCACCAATACCGAATGGATTGGTAGTTCCCTGGTGACGAGCACCCTATGGATGCCCTTCTTCAACATCGGGCTGGAGATCAGCCCCATTGTGCTGGGCATCATCCTGATGATCATGCGAGCCTGGGACGCGATCTCCGATCCTTTGGTGGGTAACTTCTCGGACAATGCCCGCACCCGCTGGGGGCGGCGACGTCCCTTCATTTTTCTCGCATCCCTGACCACCGCTGCGCTCTTCCCCTTCATCTGGAACTTTCCCGAGAGCGTCATCAACGGCAGTTCCTGGCTGGTGCAACTCGCGGACTATGTGCCCTTCCTGAGTGATGAACTGAGTAATCAGGATAAGGCATCCTTTGTTTATCTGACGGCGATCGGGCTCATTTACTTCACCAGTTTCACCTGCTGGTCGATGCCTTACTACGGCCTGCAGTTGGAACTCACGCCCAACTACGACGAACGCACGCGCTTGACCGTCGTCATGACCTTTGTGAGTAAAATACTCTCCTTCTTCGCCGGCTGGGCCTTTGTGGCCATTGTCTTTGTTGGCACCATTGCCAAGGGCGACATGAGTAGTCTGGAAGGCAAGCCGCAATGGATTCAATCAATGGTCGCGGGCATTCAGCCAATGCTCACCGGCTTCGCCGGAGATCATTTGGACGACAAGCCGATCGTTTTGGGCATGAAAATCCTTTGCTGGTTCTTTGCACTCTTGCTGCTGATCTTCGGCGTCATGCCCGCGCTCTTTGTCAAAGAGCGCTACTACGACAAAGAAGCCAGCCAGCAAAAGCCCGAATCTTTTTGGAAGAGCATCAAAGAATCGGCCACCTGTAAGCCGCTGTGGTCGCTGATCAGTGTGTCGTTCTTTCTCGTCATGGGCTACGCCTCGATCGGCGGGCTGGGTACCTACGTCATTATTTACTATGTATGTGATGGTGACATGCTTCAAGCCGGTGTGATCACCGGGCTCAAAGGATCTGTCCTCGCAGTCACCGGAATCGCGCTGTTGCCGTTTTTCACCTGGCTGGGCGAGAAACTGGATAAGCGCAAAGCGGTAATAATCATGCTAGGCACCTGTATCTTCGGGCACCTGCTCAACTATTTCCTCATGACGCCGAGCATGCCCTATCTGTTAATTATTGCCGGCTTCTTTGAATCCACTGCAATCGGAGCGGTCTGGCTCTTTTTGCCCTCCATGAAAGCGGATGTGGCGGACTGGGATGAAGTCGATACCAAGCGCCGCCGCGAGGGATCGATCAATGCCTTCTACTCTTGGTTCATTAAGACATCACTGGTCGTCTCCATGGGGATCGGGGGTGCGGTGCTCGAATATTCCGGCTATGACGCCAGCCTAGACCATCAGGCCGTGGCAGTCGTGGATAAAATGTTTCACCTATATTTAATTTTACCAGCCATCATGTGGGGCGTGGCCTTACTCTCCATCTGGTATTATCCGCTGAGCCGTGAACGAGCAGCCAGTATTCGTAAAGAACTGGAAAAACGACGTGGCTATGTTTAA
- a CDS encoding glycoside hydrolase family 5 protein, whose product MNRLLYLFLALASFVHLSAQISVIAEDFSPQSESESWPDGWPQPAGASWENEAGNYFIRMTSQEPGKMLMLYRELRLPEGVEALEFSWKQRVTGLERGEKSWFDARIMMEFMDADRNKLKGQPRPAYSNRDTDGWVEKQMSFLVPEGAHTLKFMPCLFNVKAGVFDLDDLQMRPIDARTLREAAAAAQLENAEKTRAKTEQRQRKAAKVLAENASLIANGGLEADGNNDGRPDYWGKLKDRLSYETEAGNRYLRLHSDNPEKMVMYYSVIDLSADVQALELSFDWRLTDIKQGTEPWHDARVMLKFLDANGKKLSGGGDVYSKKSTDGWQHRSRNLLVPEDAVALEFMPALFNVKSGVMDMDNLVLKPVDAAPLLAAKAEKDKMRAFLHVDAEAAQPENWPSELHVVGNRLHNAEGREVWLQGSNVPSMEWNPRGENILKSIQVVLDEWNGNVIRLPVKEEYWFGKDGEAYKQLIHDAVIMTANRGAYLVLDLHRYRSPKQVHADFWKEAASIYKNHPAVLFDLMNEPHGTSWEVWRNGGFVAEKQKEGDEDAFLSEEDKKKNARGFESIGMQALVDAVRETGAQNIVIVGGLDYAYDLSGILNGFAVDDHGGNGVMYSTHVYPWKSNWQKSFLNVAEKYPILVGEVGADAKKMDFMPHEQQEDWDSWVPSMLGLIQKYQLNWTAWCFHPGASPRMLKDWTYEPTPFWGKQAKEALGGKSFKLDRLR is encoded by the coding sequence ATGAATCGATTGCTTTATCTGTTTCTAGCTCTTGCGAGTTTTGTTCATTTGTCTGCTCAAATAAGCGTGATCGCGGAAGACTTCTCTCCGCAATCCGAATCTGAATCCTGGCCGGATGGCTGGCCGCAGCCCGCAGGAGCGAGCTGGGAAAATGAGGCTGGCAATTACTTTATTCGCATGACCAGTCAGGAGCCTGGTAAAATGCTGATGCTCTATCGCGAGCTTCGATTGCCCGAGGGAGTTGAAGCTTTGGAATTTAGCTGGAAGCAACGGGTCACTGGTTTGGAGCGTGGGGAAAAGTCCTGGTTTGATGCCCGCATCATGATGGAATTCATGGATGCGGATCGCAATAAGTTAAAAGGGCAGCCGCGCCCCGCGTATAGTAATCGCGATACCGATGGCTGGGTGGAAAAGCAGATGTCATTCCTGGTGCCGGAGGGCGCGCATACGCTCAAGTTCATGCCTTGCCTGTTTAATGTGAAGGCGGGTGTCTTTGACTTGGACGATCTGCAGATGCGGCCGATCGATGCAAGGACACTGCGAGAGGCCGCCGCAGCCGCCCAGCTGGAGAACGCAGAGAAGACGCGTGCCAAAACGGAGCAACGCCAGCGCAAGGCCGCCAAGGTTTTAGCGGAAAATGCTAGCTTGATCGCTAACGGCGGCTTGGAAGCAGATGGGAACAACGACGGCCGACCCGATTATTGGGGCAAGCTCAAGGATCGGCTTTCCTACGAGACCGAAGCGGGGAATCGTTATTTACGTCTACATTCGGACAATCCGGAAAAGATGGTCATGTATTACTCTGTCATTGATCTATCGGCAGATGTGCAGGCGCTGGAGCTCTCCTTTGACTGGAGGCTTACGGATATTAAGCAGGGCACTGAGCCATGGCATGATGCCCGTGTCATGTTGAAATTCCTCGATGCGAATGGTAAAAAGCTCAGCGGCGGGGGCGATGTATATAGTAAGAAATCGACGGATGGATGGCAGCACCGCAGCCGCAATTTATTGGTTCCGGAAGATGCCGTCGCTCTTGAGTTCATGCCTGCTTTGTTTAATGTGAAGTCCGGCGTCATGGATATGGACAACCTGGTGCTGAAGCCGGTCGATGCGGCGCCTTTGTTGGCGGCCAAGGCTGAGAAAGATAAGATGCGCGCCTTCCTGCATGTGGATGCAGAAGCCGCGCAGCCCGAAAACTGGCCATCGGAGTTACATGTGGTAGGGAATCGCCTGCACAACGCAGAGGGCAGGGAAGTCTGGCTGCAGGGCTCGAATGTTCCCAGCATGGAATGGAACCCGAGAGGGGAGAATATTTTAAAGTCGATCCAGGTCGTTTTGGATGAATGGAATGGCAATGTGATTCGTCTGCCGGTGAAGGAAGAATACTGGTTTGGTAAAGATGGGGAGGCGTATAAGCAGTTGATTCACGATGCGGTCATCATGACGGCCAATCGTGGTGCTTACCTGGTCCTCGATCTGCATCGCTACCGTTCACCGAAGCAAGTCCATGCGGACTTCTGGAAGGAGGCCGCAAGCATCTATAAAAATCATCCGGCAGTTTTGTTCGACCTGATGAACGAGCCGCACGGAACCAGTTGGGAAGTCTGGCGCAATGGTGGCTTCGTGGCGGAAAAGCAAAAAGAGGGGGATGAAGATGCCTTCCTCAGTGAAGAGGATAAGAAGAAAAACGCCCGTGGCTTCGAGTCGATCGGCATGCAGGCCTTGGTCGACGCGGTGCGTGAGACCGGAGCACAGAATATCGTCATCGTCGGGGGCTTGGATTATGCCTATGATCTTTCCGGTATCCTCAATGGCTTTGCGGTGGATGATCATGGGGGGAATGGCGTCATGTATTCGACCCACGTCTATCCATGGAAAAGCAATTGGCAAAAGAGCTTTCTGAATGTCGCGGAAAAGTATCCCATTTTGGTCGGGGAGGTCGGTGCAGATGCTAAGAAAATGGACTTCATGCCGCATGAGCAGCAGGAAGATTGGGACAGCTGGGTGCCTTCGATGCTCGGCTTGATACAGAAGTATCAATTGAACTGGACCGCCTGGTGCTTTCACCCCGGAGCCAGCCCCCGCATGCTCAAGGATTGGACTTATGAGCCGACTCCTTTCTGGGGCAAACAAGCCAAGGAAGCCTTGGGTGGGAAGTCGTTCAAGTTGGATCGTTTACGTTAA
- a CDS encoding glycoside hydrolase family 130 protein, which translates to MTTQTSPLQRHPANPVLHEDDIPWDCMSVFNAGVCKWENGYIMLFRTDSGPRAHPDAYLTRVGLARSQDGHNWDVDPEPIFDQQKIREWLKSQYDVRFGDKEVVRVYDPRITMIDAEAYFCFAVDTHHGIRGGIAKSTDLRNWDLLHITLPEDRNMVLFPERVNGKLIRLDRPFPLYLRGGRESFDIWISESPDGIHWGEHKLLLAAEEIPFGNAKIGPGAPPIRTEKGWLTTFHAVMKHEDKELFTWSEGTWNKEYIAGLMLLDLENPAKVIGMSKEPLLRAEAPYELEGFRGSVIFPGGFILEDDGIVKMYYGAADTVVALAEGKLEDLLNTIEPL; encoded by the coding sequence ATGACCACACAAACATCTCCCCTCCAACGCCACCCCGCCAATCCAGTACTCCACGAAGACGACATCCCATGGGATTGCATGTCCGTATTCAACGCGGGCGTCTGCAAATGGGAAAATGGCTACATCATGCTCTTTCGCACCGACTCCGGCCCCCGCGCCCATCCGGATGCCTATCTGACTCGTGTGGGCCTAGCGCGCAGCCAGGACGGCCACAATTGGGATGTCGACCCGGAGCCGATTTTTGATCAACAGAAAATCCGCGAATGGCTAAAAAGCCAATATGATGTACGCTTTGGGGATAAAGAAGTCGTCCGTGTCTACGACCCACGCATCACGATGATCGATGCTGAGGCCTACTTCTGTTTCGCAGTCGATACACATCATGGCATTCGTGGAGGCATCGCAAAAAGCACCGACCTGCGCAACTGGGATCTCCTCCACATCACTTTACCCGAAGATCGGAACATGGTGCTCTTTCCCGAGCGCGTGAACGGTAAACTCATCCGACTCGACCGTCCTTTCCCCCTCTACCTGCGCGGCGGTCGCGAGTCCTTTGACATCTGGATCAGTGAGTCTCCCGACGGCATCCATTGGGGCGAACACAAACTCCTGCTGGCTGCGGAAGAAATTCCATTCGGCAACGCCAAGATCGGCCCCGGTGCGCCGCCAATCCGAACTGAAAAAGGCTGGCTCACCACCTTTCACGCCGTGATGAAACATGAAGACAAAGAACTCTTCACATGGAGTGAAGGCACATGGAACAAAGAATACATTGCCGGCCTGATGCTGCTCGACCTCGAAAATCCAGCCAAAGTCATTGGCATGAGCAAAGAGCCGCTGCTACGTGCCGAAGCCCCTTACGAACTGGAAGGCTTTCGCGGTTCCGTCATCTTCCCCGGTGGCTTCATTCTGGAAGACGACGGCATAGTCAAAATGTATTACGGCGCAGCCGACACCGTCGTGGCCCTCGCGGAAGGTAAGTTAGAAGACCTGCTAAATACGATCGAACCGCTGTAA
- a CDS encoding glycoside hydrolase family 5 protein yields MQQSPRLTLLCLIALTWSTVQSIFADNIDRNYPNDPPTESAKAGNWPAPIKVSGNRLTNANGEEVWLQGVAIPGLEIVPAGHGVVHSAIVAIEEWKANVVRLAIKDEFWYGLGKGQSDGGLAYRATIDAAVNAVANRGAYIVLDNHRFRAVKAEHLPFWQELATLYKNHPAVLFDIINEPHGISWEVWRNGGFVADESAAINEAGFLNETTLQANRGFESPGMQKLVDAIRQTGAKNVIIAGGLQWAYDLSGILEGYALDDPEGHGIMYSTHVYNWKTGWQKAFLDAAEHYPIFVGEVGADIKKMHFIPSDDQEDPYTWVPDMLGIIQKHRLNWTGWSFHTWATPVMLSNWQYEPTPFWGAFAKRALAGEQFKNKGLR; encoded by the coding sequence ATGCAGCAGTCACCACGACTTACTTTACTATGTTTAATCGCACTCACATGGAGCACTGTCCAATCTATCTTCGCCGACAACATTGATCGCAACTACCCCAACGATCCACCCACCGAGAGCGCAAAAGCTGGTAACTGGCCCGCTCCCATCAAAGTCTCCGGCAATCGCTTGACCAATGCGAACGGCGAAGAGGTCTGGCTTCAAGGCGTCGCTATCCCCGGACTGGAAATCGTGCCGGCCGGTCATGGTGTAGTTCACTCAGCCATCGTGGCGATCGAAGAGTGGAAGGCCAATGTGGTGCGTCTGGCCATTAAAGATGAGTTCTGGTATGGCCTCGGCAAAGGACAAAGCGACGGCGGACTCGCCTACCGCGCCACCATCGATGCGGCGGTCAACGCAGTCGCCAATCGCGGTGCCTATATCGTGCTCGACAACCACCGCTTTCGTGCGGTCAAAGCAGAACACCTCCCCTTCTGGCAAGAGCTGGCCACGCTCTACAAGAATCATCCGGCGGTGCTCTTCGACATCATCAACGAACCGCACGGCATCTCCTGGGAAGTCTGGCGCAATGGCGGCTTCGTGGCCGATGAGTCAGCAGCCATCAACGAAGCCGGCTTTCTCAACGAAACCACCCTGCAAGCCAACCGAGGCTTCGAATCGCCCGGCATGCAAAAGCTCGTTGACGCCATTCGACAGACTGGGGCAAAGAACGTCATCATCGCCGGTGGATTGCAGTGGGCCTACGACCTCTCGGGCATTTTGGAAGGTTATGCACTGGACGATCCAGAGGGGCACGGCATTATGTATTCGACTCATGTATACAATTGGAAAACCGGTTGGCAAAAAGCCTTTCTGGACGCCGCGGAGCACTACCCGATCTTCGTCGGTGAGGTCGGCGCAGATATCAAGAAGATGCATTTCATTCCTTCAGACGACCAAGAAGATCCCTACACTTGGGTGCCCGACATGCTAGGCATTATTCAAAAGCATCGCCTCAACTGGACAGGCTGGTCCTTCCACACATGGGCCACTCCAGTGATGCTTTCCAATTGGCAGTATGAACCCACCCCTTTCTGGGGGGCATTCGCAAAACGTGCCCTCGCCGGTGAGCAATTCAAAAACAAAGGCCTTCGTTAA
- a CDS encoding beta-galactosidase trimerization domain-containing protein, translating into MITPLRFRQIHLDFHTSGAIAGIGSRFDKAAYQATLKRAAVNSVSTFATCHHGWSYYNTKVGKRHPGLDFDLLRAQFDACKEIDINVPIYLTAGVHNMAAEEHPEWREIAPDGSYSGWTKSPLQAGFKMLSFHSPYLDYLCEQVREVMELFPHADGIFLDIISQNEDCSVWALEHMQAKGLDPLKPEDRRQSRLDGLMKYYQRVTETVRSIDPKMPIFHNSGHVTPGYRDILKFFSHLELESLPTGGWGYDHFPMSAKYVHQLDMDYLGMTGKFHTTWGEFGGYKHPNALRYECCAMLAYGAKCSVGDQLHPEGTLDESTYGIIGEAYRDVAEKEAYVQGARNVADVGLLLSGSIRGAESFLKNGRERASDTGAGRMLLESHVLFDVLDAAMDFAPYKLLILPDDVEVDPDLETKLKAFVAAGGKLMLTGDSGIDSGRGMLFDVGGEVGELSEYGPDYLLPKSDLRADFVNNPMVMYGKSRRVQVKDGESLGEIFDPYFNRQFNHFCSHQHTPNRAEASGYSCGVRKGNVVYLAHPIFSIYRSYGQVALRQYFEKVLAQLLGEDRRVSVAGLPSTGRVSLMHQAEQQRHVLHLLFANTINRGGAAELHGGNASGVQQSYEVIEELLPLYDLEVELKLEAPVQAVSLQPEGTELEFTESGGSIRFRVPKLVCHQMVVIS; encoded by the coding sequence ATGATTACTCCGCTTCGTTTTCGACAAATTCACCTTGATTTTCATACCTCTGGCGCCATTGCTGGCATTGGTTCACGCTTTGATAAGGCCGCGTATCAGGCAACGCTCAAGCGTGCTGCGGTGAATAGTGTCAGCACCTTTGCGACCTGTCACCACGGTTGGAGCTATTACAATACAAAGGTCGGCAAACGCCACCCCGGTTTGGATTTTGATTTGCTGCGAGCGCAGTTTGATGCTTGTAAGGAAATTGATATTAATGTGCCGATTTATCTGACTGCAGGGGTGCATAATATGGCTGCGGAGGAGCATCCGGAATGGCGCGAGATCGCACCGGACGGAAGTTATTCGGGGTGGACGAAGTCGCCGCTACAGGCAGGCTTTAAGATGCTTAGCTTCCATTCTCCCTATCTGGATTATCTGTGTGAGCAGGTGCGTGAGGTCATGGAATTATTCCCCCATGCGGATGGAATTTTCTTGGACATTATTAGTCAGAACGAAGATTGTTCGGTGTGGGCGCTGGAGCACATGCAGGCAAAGGGACTGGACCCTTTGAAGCCGGAAGATCGCCGTCAGAGTCGTTTGGATGGATTGATGAAGTATTATCAGCGTGTGACGGAAACCGTGCGTTCGATCGATCCTAAGATGCCGATCTTTCACAATAGCGGACACGTGACGCCGGGCTATCGCGACATTTTAAAGTTCTTCAGTCATTTGGAATTGGAGAGCTTGCCAACGGGGGGGTGGGGCTATGATCACTTCCCGATGTCGGCCAAGTATGTGCATCAACTGGATATGGATTACCTCGGTATGACGGGGAAGTTTCATACCACTTGGGGTGAATTTGGTGGTTATAAGCATCCAAACGCACTGCGCTATGAGTGTTGTGCGATGTTGGCCTATGGGGCAAAATGCAGTGTGGGGGATCAATTACATCCGGAAGGCACTTTGGATGAGAGCACTTATGGCATCATCGGAGAGGCTTATCGCGACGTAGCCGAGAAGGAGGCGTATGTGCAAGGCGCGCGCAACGTGGCGGATGTGGGGCTACTGTTGAGTGGATCGATCCGTGGTGCGGAGAGCTTTCTGAAGAATGGTCGGGAGCGCGCCTCGGACACGGGAGCGGGACGTATGCTGCTGGAATCGCATGTGTTGTTTGATGTGTTGGATGCAGCCATGGACTTTGCGCCCTACAAATTGTTGATTTTACCGGATGATGTGGAAGTCGATCCCGATTTGGAAACTAAGCTGAAGGCTTTTGTCGCAGCGGGGGGGAAGTTAATGCTGACCGGAGACAGTGGTATCGATTCCGGGCGTGGGATGTTGTTTGATGTCGGTGGCGAAGTGGGGGAATTGTCTGAGTATGGTCCCGACTATCTACTGCCTAAGTCCGATCTGCGTGCAGATTTCGTTAACAATCCGATGGTGATGTATGGCAAGAGTCGTCGTGTTCAAGTGAAGGATGGCGAGTCCTTGGGGGAGATCTTTGATCCGTACTTTAATCGTCAGTTTAATCACTTCTGCAGTCATCAGCACACGCCCAATCGGGCTGAAGCTTCCGGTTATAGTTGCGGTGTGCGTAAGGGCAATGTTGTCTACCTCGCGCATCCGATTTTTTCGATTTATCGTTCCTATGGTCAGGTGGCACTACGGCAGTATTTCGAGAAGGTATTGGCACAATTATTAGGGGAAGATCGCAGGGTTTCTGTCGCAGGTTTGCCCTCCACGGGGCGGGTGTCCTTGATGCATCAAGCGGAGCAGCAGCGGCATGTCTTACATTTATTGTTTGCCAACACCATCAATCGCGGCGGCGCGGCTGAACTACACGGCGGCAATGCTTCGGGTGTGCAGCAGTCCTACGAAGTGATCGAGGAGTTGTTGCCGCTCTATGACTTGGAGGTTGAGCTGAAGTTGGAAGCACCAGTGCAAGCAGTTAGCTTGCAGCCGGAGGGGACGGAGCTTGAGTTTACGGAGTCCGGTGGCTCCATCCGTTTTCGCGTCCCCAAGCTAGTTTGCCATCAGATGGTCGTGATCTCTTGA
- a CDS encoding helix-turn-helix transcriptional regulator, translating to MNILRPSCFPEYRLEQWNSLRIQLLWAYQKKGDLPQVIDSMDYHFQSAALVIKGWAKVGVSTDAEHRADPGQWLIFKQGRRRQQFSVDCELLSIAYRFQLPTGEALYDDGLPCIFDATEAPRLEREARKILPLMARHVDAGFLRLQQVLDMRDYMLTQNALRSFLLELTAVLQVKGIHPQVMGKGNARVAQAMEMINSADIYELGKSVTNASIAKRVSLSLPHLERLMVAETGHTLYQHIDLRKLQTAQDALLANHDSMKAIAYSLGFSSPAHFNSWFKKRTRMTPLQFRRQGAFG from the coding sequence ATGAACATTCTTCGCCCAAGCTGCTTCCCTGAATACAGACTGGAGCAATGGAACAGTCTACGGATTCAGCTGCTTTGGGCGTATCAGAAAAAGGGTGATCTGCCGCAAGTGATCGACAGTATGGATTATCATTTTCAGAGTGCGGCACTTGTTATCAAAGGTTGGGCTAAAGTCGGGGTTAGTACGGATGCGGAGCACCGCGCGGATCCTGGGCAGTGGCTTATTTTTAAGCAGGGGAGACGTCGTCAACAGTTCAGTGTTGATTGCGAGTTACTCTCGATTGCCTATCGCTTTCAACTGCCTACCGGCGAAGCGCTCTATGATGACGGGCTTCCGTGCATCTTTGACGCGACTGAGGCCCCACGGCTTGAGCGTGAGGCACGTAAAATACTTCCTTTAATGGCGCGGCACGTGGACGCGGGCTTTCTTCGTTTGCAGCAAGTACTTGATATGCGCGATTACATGCTTACACAAAATGCTTTACGCTCATTTCTGCTTGAGTTGACTGCGGTGCTCCAAGTGAAGGGAATTCATCCGCAGGTCATGGGGAAGGGCAACGCTCGAGTGGCGCAAGCGATGGAGATGATTAACTCTGCGGATATCTATGAGCTGGGGAAATCCGTGACTAATGCCAGTATTGCGAAACGAGTTTCTCTCAGTCTGCCCCATTTGGAACGACTGATGGTGGCCGAGACGGGGCATACGCTTTATCAACATATTGACTTACGCAAACTACAAACGGCGCAAGACGCATTACTCGCGAATCATGATAGTATGAAAGCGATCGCCTATTCACTGGGCTTTTCTTCGCCGGCGCATTTCAATAGTTGGTTCAAAAAGCGAACTCGAATGACACCTTTGCAGTTTAGAAGGCAAGGGGCATTCGGTTGA